A stretch of Cryptococcus decagattii chromosome 7, complete sequence DNA encodes these proteins:
- a CDS encoding cytosolic Fe-S cluster assembly factor NBP35, producing the protein MIATQRPFPIPSPVPLAPSSTVLPTTVPENAPQHCPGVESSLAGKADACEGCPNQSVCAEGPKGPDPDLPLIRERMSSVRRKILVLSGKGGVGKSTFTAGLSWALAADEECQAGIMDIDICGPSIPLLMGLQSSTIHTSASGWSPAYALDNLAVMSIGFLLPSSSDAVIWRGPKKNGLIKQFLKDVEWGDLDYMVVDTPPGTSDEHLSIVQYLKEAGIDGAVLVTTPQEVALQDVRKEIDFCKKVGIPILGMVENMSGFVCPNCKNESQIFAPTTGGAEAMGKELGIELLGKVPLDPRIGMTCDQGMSFLDEYPESPATMAYLDIVQRIREILDDE; encoded by the exons ATGATAGCTACACAAAGACCATTCCCTATCCCATCCCCTGTCCCTCTCGCACCATCATCTACCGTCCTGCCTACCACAGTACCAGAAAATGCTCCTCAACATTGCCCG GGAGTTGAATCTTCACTGGCTGGCAAGGCGGATGCTTGCGAGGGCTGTCCAAATCAATCTGTCTGTGCAGAGGGACCCAAAGGGCCTGATCCTGATTTGCCACTTATCCGAGAGCGAATGAGCTCTGTAAGACGGAAAATATTGGTGCTTTCAGGAAAAGGTGGCGTGGGGAAAAGTACGTTTACTGCAGGTTTGTCTTGGGCTCTCGCAGCAGATGAGGAGTGCCAA GCAGGAATAATGGACATTGACATCTGCGGACCATCGATCCCTTTGCTCATGGGATTACAATCTTCAACTATCCACACCTCGGCTTCTGGATGGTCTCCCGCGTATGCACTTGACAACTTAGCTGTCATGTCGATCGggtttcttcttccttcttcgtctgATGCCGTCATCTGGCGTGGGCCAAAAAAGAATGGGCTTATCAAGCAATTCCTGAAGGACGTTGAGTGGGGTGATTTGGACTATATGGTTGTCGACACACCCCCTGGGACAAGCGATGAGCATCTGTCAATTGTACAGTACCTGAAGGAGGCAGGTATTGATGGCGCTGTACTTGTAACAACGCCGCAAGAGGTGGCACTGCAAGATGTGAGAAAGGAAATTGATTTCTGCAAGAAAGTCGGGATCCCCATTCTGGGGATGGTGGAGAATATGTCTGGTTTTGTTTGCCCTAATTGCAAGAATGAAAGCCAAATATTTGCCCCCACGACGGGTGGGGCCGAGGCAATGGGCAAAGAACTGGGAATAGAATTACTGGGGAAAGTGCCGCTGGACCCTAGAATTGGGATGACCTGTGATCAGGGAATGAGTTTTTTGGATGAATATCCGGAGAGCCCGGCCACTATGGCTTATCTAGATATTGTGCAAAGGATAAGAGAGATTCTTGACGATGAGTAA
- a CDS encoding 26S protease regulatory subunit 4 — translation MGQAPSSGAGSNKKGSNKDNKDKPKWEPPVPTRIGKKKRRGPDASSRLPAVYPTTRCKLKLLKMERIQDYLLMEEEFVANQSSQSGEDRTAADRTRVDELRGSPMGVGTLEEIIDDDHAIVSSGGGSEYYVGIMSFVDKDLLEPGCSVLLHHKTHAVVGVLADDTDPMVSVMKLDKAPTESYADIGGLESQIQEIKESVELPLTHPELYEEMGIRPPKGVILYGVPGTGKTLLAKAVANQTSATFLRIVGSELIQKYLGDGPKLVRELFRVAEENAPSIVFIDEIDAVGTKRYDSTSSGEREIQRTMLELLNQLDGFDTRGDVKVIMATNKIENLDPALIRPGRIDRKIEFPLPDTKTKRHIFKLHTSRMSLADDVDIEELVMTKDELSGADIKAVCSGFAGIERKENESYSRRFHYCARESLVWKGREYCLYL, via the exons ATG GGTCAAGCACCATCCAGCGGCGCTGGGAGCAATAAGAAAGGCAGCAACAAAGACAACAAAGATAAA CCCAAATGGGAACCCCCTGTGCCTACTCGTAtcggcaagaagaagagacgcGGACCCGATGCGTCCTCCCGACTTCCAGCTGTATATCCTACCACTCGATGCAAACTCAAGTTattgaagatggagaggataCAAGACTACCTTCTAATGGAGGAGGAGTTTGTCGCTAACCAATCTTCACAGTCTGGTGAAGATAGGACGGCCGCAGATCGAACTCGGGTGGACGAGCTTCGTGGCTCCCCTATGGGAGTCGGCACTTTGGAAGAGATCATCGATGACGATCATGCCATAGTATCTTCCGGGGGTGGATCTGAATACTATGTCGGAATCATGTCCTTTGTCGATAAGGACCTGCTTGAACCCGGATGCTCAgtccttcttcaccacaAAACCCACGCTGTTGTGGGAGTACTTGCCGATGACACCGATCCCATGGTCTCTGTTATGAAGCTTGATAAAGCCCCCACTGAAAGCTATGCTGATATTGGAGGCTTAGAGAGCCAAATTCAAGAGATCAAAGAGTCAGTCGAACTTCCACTTACACACCCTGAACTCTATGAGGAGATGGGTATCAGACCCCCCAAAGGTGTCATCTTGTATGGAGTACCTGGTACTGGAAAGACTCTCCTTGCAAAGGCTGTCGCCAATCAGACATCCGCAACATTTCTTCGTATCGTCGGCTCCGAACTCATTCAAAAGTATCTTGGTGATGGTCCAAAGCTTGTTCGGGAGTTATTCAGGGTGGCCGAGGAAAACGCGCCGAGCATCGTCTTCATCGATGAGATTGATGCTGTTGGCACAAAAAGATATGACTCGACATCTAGTGGCGAACGGGAGATACAGCGTACAATGCTGGAGCTGTTAAATCAGCTGGACGGTTTCGACACGCGAGGTGATGTCAAAGTCATAATGGCAACTAACAAG ATTGAAAATCTCGACCCCGCGCTGATTCGTCCGGGACGAATAGACAGAAAAATTG aattccctcttcctgaTACAAAGACTAAGCGACACATCTTTAAATTACATACATCGCGCATGTCTTTGGCAGATGATGTGGACATTGAGGAATTAGTCATGACCAAGGATGAACTATCTGGGGCAGACATTAAAGCCGTTTGCA GCGGGTTTGCTGGCATtgagagaaaggagaatgagAGTTACTCGCGCC GATTTCACTACTGCGCGAGAGAAAGTCTTGTATGGAAAGGACGAGAATACT GCCTTTATCTCTAA